A genomic segment from Streptomyces sp. NBC_01233 encodes:
- a CDS encoding SMI1/KNR4 family protein: MEPALGYPDLGVLILADGFLPEPWLRRPDPAFRAVPAPSANPELLERTLRERLPGAIGATEEEIAAAEARLGVTLSEEIKVLYRVTRVYAGDDFDLDEADRAGEAVGCELSGLEHLCSVDGAVRHTGWGLGAKRAVSSAPDAAVQSLAGSPGWIGFGSNGGDEFAVDLTPGPAGHFGQVILVDHEQSLGAELVADSLTDFVMGRMREERRDRRGDELPAVARVGTGCLESIQAAAHPALEVLTIGAWDGTPFSLAPVTGLPRLRTLTAAPGTLADPLEVAGLTALEFLELGAQEWRVLLDAGAVPRTLKAAAITVRDQDHLPVVALANEILALWDRPEIVQTLLAGDLGPAA, translated from the coding sequence GTGGAACCGGCACTTGGCTACCCGGACCTGGGAGTGCTCATCCTGGCCGACGGCTTCCTTCCCGAGCCCTGGCTCCGCCGCCCCGATCCCGCGTTCCGGGCGGTACCGGCGCCTTCGGCGAACCCGGAGTTGCTGGAGCGGACATTGCGCGAGCGGCTGCCGGGCGCCATCGGCGCGACGGAAGAGGAGATCGCTGCCGCTGAAGCACGCCTCGGTGTCACGCTGTCCGAGGAGATCAAGGTGCTCTACCGGGTGACACGTGTGTACGCGGGCGACGACTTCGACCTCGACGAGGCGGACCGCGCCGGCGAGGCGGTCGGCTGCGAGCTCTCCGGACTGGAACACCTGTGCAGCGTCGACGGGGCGGTACGTCACACGGGCTGGGGCCTCGGCGCCAAGCGTGCGGTCAGCAGCGCGCCCGACGCGGCGGTGCAGAGCCTGGCCGGCTCACCGGGCTGGATCGGCTTCGGGAGCAACGGCGGCGACGAGTTCGCCGTCGACCTGACTCCCGGCCCCGCAGGACACTTCGGGCAGGTCATCCTGGTCGATCACGAGCAGAGCCTCGGTGCCGAGCTCGTGGCCGATTCCCTCACCGATTTCGTCATGGGCCGGATGCGGGAGGAACGCCGTGACCGCCGCGGAGACGAGCTTCCGGCCGTGGCCAGAGTCGGCACCGGGTGCCTCGAGAGCATCCAGGCCGCCGCCCATCCCGCCCTGGAAGTCCTGACCATCGGGGCCTGGGACGGCACACCGTTCAGCCTCGCACCTGTCACGGGACTGCCCCGACTGCGCACTCTTACCGCCGCGCCCGGCACACTGGCCGACCCCCTGGAGGTCGCTGGGCTCACCGCACTGGAGTTTCTGGAACTCGGCGCGCAGGAATGGCGCGTCCTCCTGGACGCCGGAGCTGTCCCGCGCACCCTGAAAGCCGCAGCCATCACGGTGCGGGATCAAGACCACCTGCCCGTCGTGGCCCTCGCCAACGAGATCCTTGCCCTCTGGGACCGGCCCGAGATCGTACAAACGCTCCTCGCGGGAGACCTCGGCCCCGCGGCCTGA
- a CDS encoding MerR family transcriptional regulator, protein MSTALRSGQVAEAAGVNIQTLRYYERRGLLAEPERSNGGHRLYGEEAVTALRVIKAAQRLGFTLDEVAELLEAGRHRHGRPPGCRSGLR, encoded by the coding sequence GTGAGTACGGCGCTGCGCAGTGGGCAGGTCGCGGAGGCGGCCGGGGTGAACATCCAGACGCTGCGGTACTACGAGCGGCGTGGCCTGCTGGCGGAGCCGGAACGCAGCAACGGCGGCCACCGCCTGTACGGCGAGGAGGCGGTGACCGCGCTGCGGGTGATCAAGGCCGCGCAGCGGCTCGGGTTCACGCTGGACGAGGTCGCCGAGCTGCTGGAGGCGGGCCGCCACCGCCACGGCCGGCCGCCGGGTTGCAGGAGCGGGCTGAGGTAA
- a CDS encoding SDR family oxidoreductase, whose translation MPKTEGVYLLTAVSPRRDEGNSPTGIVGRRLARQLLTSGRHVRVIAEPDQCGGWPDTVEVVEGSITRPLECARAFDGVEAVFLAGAHPSTVQDALTLARNAAVRKIVLLSSHGPEYEEANPPETWFWLAIEKAVERSDIAWTHIRPSAVMGAVIEGTYPATGSDWPDTVRADGVVREAFLNQGHYPFIHEEDLAAVAAAALIGDDYAGTVIEAVGPPLSTRSRVRSIAAALGRDIGTVELTPDESRTIWQHLGWPGGAVDVTLFALEEYGARFAELAQWTADQQPSVQDITGRPLRTYDDWVCENIDSFR comes from the coding sequence GTGCCGAAAACCGAAGGTGTCTACCTGCTGACCGCCGTCAGCCCGCGTAGGGACGAAGGCAACAGCCCGACCGGGATCGTCGGCCGGCGCCTGGCACGGCAACTGCTTACCTCGGGCCGGCATGTGCGGGTGATCGCCGAGCCGGACCAGTGCGGCGGCTGGCCCGACACGGTCGAAGTCGTCGAAGGCTCCATCACCCGGCCGCTGGAGTGCGCCCGAGCCTTCGACGGTGTCGAGGCCGTGTTCCTTGCCGGCGCCCATCCGTCCACGGTCCAGGACGCCCTGACCCTGGCGCGGAACGCCGCCGTGAGGAAGATCGTCCTGTTGTCGTCTCATGGACCGGAGTACGAGGAGGCGAATCCGCCGGAGACCTGGTTCTGGCTGGCGATCGAGAAGGCGGTGGAACGCTCGGACATCGCCTGGACGCACATCCGGCCGTCGGCCGTGATGGGTGCCGTCATCGAGGGGACCTACCCGGCGACAGGGTCGGACTGGCCTGATACCGTCCGCGCCGACGGGGTGGTCCGAGAGGCTTTCCTCAACCAGGGCCACTATCCCTTCATCCACGAGGAGGACCTCGCCGCCGTAGCGGCTGCGGCCCTGATCGGCGATGACTACGCGGGGACGGTCATCGAGGCGGTGGGCCCGCCGCTGAGCACACGATCACGCGTACGGAGCATCGCCGCCGCTCTCGGCCGCGACATCGGTACCGTCGAGCTGACGCCAGACGAGAGCCGGACCATCTGGCAGCATCTCGGCTGGCCCGGCGGTGCGGTCGACGTGACGCTGTTCGCTCTTGAAGAGTACGGTGCCCGATTCGCCGAACTCGCTCAGTGGACAGCCGACCAACAGCCGTCCGTGCAGGACATCACCGGCCGTCCGCTGCGCACCTACGACGACTGGGTATGCGAGAACATCGACTCATTTCGCTGA
- a CDS encoding SMI1/KNR4 family protein, with product MIALDALDALVRLCPPPADFPPGVDWAQAERALGAALPADYKQLVETYGDGIFDDTIWLLVPDSAFSECDLHAQTTERDEILADLWEFEAKPAGLLEAGARVLPWAFEEGTGAFLYWLARPGQQPDEWTVLYNEGRGPLWEHHDMGCLAFLLAVLTGTAETEYFGYLHDVPKPTEHRFATADQTLGTSRR from the coding sequence ATGATCGCCCTCGATGCCCTCGATGCCCTCGTCCGCCTTTGCCCGCCGCCCGCCGACTTTCCACCCGGTGTGGACTGGGCACAGGCCGAGCGCGCCCTGGGTGCGGCTCTGCCCGCTGACTACAAGCAGCTCGTCGAGACATACGGCGACGGCATCTTCGACGACACGATCTGGCTACTCGTCCCCGATTCCGCCTTCAGCGAGTGCGACCTGCACGCGCAGACGACGGAACGGGACGAGATCTTGGCCGACCTGTGGGAGTTCGAGGCGAAGCCTGCCGGCCTGCTGGAGGCGGGGGCCCGGGTCCTTCCGTGGGCATTCGAGGAGGGCACGGGGGCCTTCCTGTACTGGCTGGCGAGGCCCGGCCAGCAGCCCGATGAATGGACCGTGCTCTACAACGAGGGGCGCGGCCCACTGTGGGAGCACCACGACATGGGGTGCTTGGCCTTCTTGCTGGCAGTGCTCACAGGAACGGCGGAGACGGAGTACTTCGGCTACCTCCACGACGTGCCGAAGCCGACGGAGCACCGCTTCGCGACGGCCGACCAGACTCTCGGAACGTCCCGCCGCTGA
- the istA gene encoding IS21 family transposase, with product MLLEPGRWLELRRFRALHEAGASISEIARETGLNWRTVKKYLESDGPPVPPAPAPRSDLGNQVIKPWAHVIDAWLRAEVLLKAAVIHERLVEQYAFPHHYQRVKMYVQQARPRIAEELGYTPRELAKLHRRFEVVPGAQAQVDWGDEGNILAHVGIPKVYSFHMTLSYSRDPFCCFTTSQNLASFFECHRRAFAHFGGAPGVIVYDRTKTVVRRHVAPGEAVPLHPEAVAFAGHYDFDIDVLAAYRPTGKGRVERQVLIVRDHVLAGRSFSSLDDMDGAFMAWVPQRRARTHRTHGEVIGVRAKRDHAALRALPAKPYIVADRHLRHVAKDCLVAFDANLYSVPATKVRHRQLVEVRASAGTVALHSTVPDAQGITLLAVHSRAVGRSARIVDEAHWKALPDGHTRATTTDLPPPVSRPARSGAEEPGGLISLLTRARAAQVHVGTRPLALYDQIAGTRPFNPAPIDPKDMR from the coding sequence ATGTTGCTGGAACCGGGGCGGTGGCTGGAGCTGCGGCGTTTCCGGGCTCTGCATGAGGCGGGCGCGAGCATCTCGGAGATCGCTCGGGAGACCGGTCTGAACTGGCGTACGGTCAAGAAGTATCTGGAGAGCGACGGTCCTCCGGTTCCGCCGGCTCCGGCGCCGCGCTCGGATCTCGGCAACCAGGTGATCAAGCCGTGGGCGCATGTGATTGATGCGTGGCTACGGGCTGAGGTGCTGCTGAAGGCCGCGGTCATCCATGAGCGTCTGGTCGAGCAGTATGCCTTCCCGCACCACTACCAGCGCGTCAAGATGTACGTGCAGCAGGCCCGACCCCGCATCGCCGAGGAGTTGGGATATACCCCGCGCGAGCTGGCGAAGTTGCACCGCCGCTTCGAGGTGGTGCCCGGCGCCCAGGCCCAGGTCGACTGGGGCGACGAGGGCAACATCCTGGCCCATGTCGGCATCCCGAAGGTCTACTCCTTCCACATGACCTTGTCCTACTCCCGAGATCCGTTCTGCTGCTTCACCACCAGCCAGAATCTGGCATCGTTCTTCGAGTGCCACCGGCGGGCGTTCGCGCACTTCGGCGGGGCGCCCGGGGTGATCGTCTACGACCGGACCAAGACTGTCGTGCGCCGTCACGTCGCCCCGGGCGAGGCGGTCCCGTTGCATCCGGAGGCCGTGGCGTTCGCCGGGCACTACGACTTCGACATCGACGTCTTGGCCGCCTACCGGCCGACGGGGAAGGGCCGCGTCGAGCGCCAGGTCCTCATCGTCCGCGATCATGTGCTCGCGGGGCGGTCCTTCTCCAGCCTGGATGACATGGACGGGGCGTTCATGGCCTGGGTGCCCCAGCGCCGGGCGCGTACGCACCGCACCCACGGCGAGGTGATCGGCGTGCGGGCCAAGCGGGATCACGCCGCGCTGCGGGCGCTGCCCGCCAAGCCCTACATCGTGGCCGATCGGCACCTGCGACACGTGGCCAAGGACTGCCTGGTCGCCTTCGACGCCAACCTCTACTCGGTGCCCGCCACCAAGGTCCGCCACCGCCAGCTCGTCGAGGTCAGAGCCTCCGCAGGCACCGTGGCCCTGCATTCCACCGTGCCCGACGCGCAGGGCATCACGCTGCTGGCCGTGCACTCCCGCGCGGTCGGACGCAGCGCGAGGATCGTGGATGAGGCCCACTGGAAGGCCCTGCCCGACGGACACACCCGCGCCACCACCACCGACCTTCCGCCACCCGTGAGCAGGCCGGCCCGCTCCGGCGCCGAGGAACCGGGCGGTCTGATCTCGCTGCTGACCCGGGCCAGAGCCGCGCAAGTCCACGTCGGCACCCGTCCGCTGGCCCTCTACGACCAGATCGCCGGCACCCGCCCGTTCAACCCCGCCCCCATCGACCCCAAGGACATGCGTTGA
- the istB gene encoding IS21-like element helper ATPase IstB codes for MSELVTARIRTTATKLGLPHLTEALAEHVGRADAASMAYLDFLDLVLEEELAVREERRFRHALRVSRLPHHKTIEEYDFSYQPELDPRKVKDLATLAFVEAKSNVALLGPPGVGKTHIAVALAVAACRAGYSIYFTTLDDMVRQLKAADSIGRLASKLRTYLRPHVLVVDEVGYLPLERDEANLVFQMLSKRYEKGSTLLTSNKSFSEWGQVFGDDVLATAIIDRLLHHCEILAINGASYRLKNRLTAIEGGITAAS; via the coding sequence TTGAGCGAGCTGGTCACCGCCCGGATCCGCACCACCGCCACCAAACTCGGCCTGCCCCACCTCACCGAGGCCCTGGCCGAGCACGTCGGCCGGGCCGACGCCGCGTCGATGGCCTACCTCGACTTCCTCGACCTGGTCTTGGAAGAAGAACTTGCCGTCCGTGAAGAACGCCGCTTCCGCCACGCGCTACGGGTCTCCCGCCTGCCACACCACAAGACGATTGAGGAGTACGACTTCTCCTACCAGCCCGAACTCGACCCCAGGAAGGTCAAGGACCTGGCCACCCTCGCGTTCGTCGAGGCCAAGTCCAACGTCGCGCTGCTGGGCCCGCCCGGGGTCGGCAAGACACATATCGCCGTCGCGCTGGCTGTCGCCGCCTGCCGGGCCGGCTACTCGATCTACTTCACCACCCTCGACGACATGGTCCGCCAGCTCAAGGCCGCCGACTCCATCGGCCGCCTGGCCAGCAAACTCCGCACCTACCTGCGGCCTCACGTTCTCGTGGTGGACGAGGTCGGCTACCTCCCGCTGGAGCGTGACGAGGCAAACCTCGTCTTCCAGATGCTCTCCAAGCGCTACGAGAAGGGCTCCACCCTGCTGACCTCGAACAAGAGTTTCAGTGAGTGGGGTCAGGTCTTCGGCGACGACGTCCTGGCCACTGCCATCATCGACCGCCTACTCCACCACTGCGAGATCCTCGCCATCAACGGCGCCAGCTACCGCCTGAAGAACCGCCTCACAGCCATCGAAGGCGGCATCACTGCGGCCAGCTGA
- a CDS encoding IS110 family transposase — protein MEESREDHDDGSVARVAAIDIAKASGMVCLRVPHDTIEGRRVQQVWTVASTTNAILELGDRLVCQGVQRVVMEATGSYWRPFFYLLEARGLECWLVNARDVKNVPGRPKTDKLDAVWLAKLAERGMVRASFVPPKPVRQLRDLTRTRTVFIQERTRHKHRVDKALQDAQIKLSDVVSDLFGLSGRAMLDALAAGERNPRALADLAKGSLVKKKPALAEALTGQFEEHHGRLLGVLLGTIDHLTAQVRELDRLIADLMEQTRAPHDGTGTGPPRTDDTSTSSARDAVTARELAERLDAVPGIGPATAQIILAEIGLDMSRFPTPEHLVSWAKLCPRTIQSGAKNTTGPAGKGNPWLKGALGEAANAAARTDTFLGARYRRIVKRRGHAKALVAVARSILVITWHLINDPDARYQELGADWHQRHLNPARKTRDLVRQLQALGHQVTLAAPTTAA, from the coding sequence ATGGAGGAGTCCAGGGAGGACCACGACGACGGAAGTGTTGCCCGGGTCGCGGCGATCGACATCGCCAAGGCGTCCGGGATGGTGTGTCTGCGCGTCCCGCACGACACCATTGAAGGCCGGCGCGTCCAGCAGGTCTGGACGGTCGCGTCCACCACGAACGCGATCCTCGAGCTCGGCGACCGGCTGGTCTGCCAGGGTGTCCAGCGGGTGGTGATGGAGGCGACGGGCTCGTACTGGCGGCCCTTCTTCTACCTCTTGGAGGCCCGTGGCCTGGAATGTTGGCTGGTCAACGCCCGCGATGTGAAGAACGTCCCGGGCCGGCCGAAGACCGACAAGCTGGACGCGGTCTGGCTGGCCAAGCTCGCCGAACGCGGCATGGTCCGCGCTTCGTTCGTACCGCCCAAGCCGGTCCGGCAGCTACGGGACCTCACCCGCACCCGCACGGTCTTCATCCAGGAACGCACCCGGCACAAGCACCGGGTGGACAAGGCCCTGCAGGACGCGCAGATCAAGCTGTCCGACGTTGTCTCGGACCTCTTCGGCCTCTCCGGCCGGGCCATGCTCGACGCCCTGGCCGCCGGTGAACGCAACCCCCGAGCTCTGGCGGATCTCGCCAAGGGGAGCCTGGTGAAGAAGAAGCCGGCCCTGGCCGAGGCACTCACCGGGCAGTTCGAAGAACATCACGGCCGCCTGCTGGGAGTGTTGCTGGGCACCATCGACCACCTCACCGCGCAGGTCCGGGAACTCGACCGGCTGATCGCCGACCTCATGGAACAGACCAGGGCCCCGCACGACGGCACCGGAACCGGACCGCCCCGCACAGACGACACCAGCACGTCGTCAGCCCGTGACGCTGTGACCGCGCGGGAACTGGCCGAGCGTCTGGACGCGGTCCCCGGCATCGGACCGGCCACCGCCCAGATCATCCTCGCCGAGATCGGCTTGGACATGAGCCGCTTCCCCACCCCCGAGCACCTGGTCTCCTGGGCGAAGCTGTGCCCCCGCACGATCCAGTCCGGAGCGAAGAACACCACCGGCCCAGCCGGCAAAGGCAACCCCTGGCTCAAGGGCGCCCTCGGCGAGGCCGCCAACGCCGCCGCCCGCACCGACACCTTCCTCGGCGCCCGCTACCGCAGGATCGTCAAACGCCGCGGCCACGCCAAAGCCCTCGTCGCCGTCGCCCGCTCGATACTCGTCATCACCTGGCACCTGATCAACGACCCCGACGCCCGCTACCAGGAACTCGGCGCCGACTGGCACCAGCGACATCTCAACCCCGCCCGCAAGACCCGCGACCTCGTCCGCCAGCTCCAGGCCCTCGGCCACCAGGTCACCCTCGCCGCCCCCACTACTGCGGCCTGA
- a CDS encoding MarR family winged helix-turn-helix transcriptional regulator gives MSTERDGAALGHELSLWVVLYHEQLAARLHVNATEHKVLGIIARTPGTTPGRLVGETGLSNAAITKIIDRLAALGYVERARDPGDRRRFTLTATAAHRRVLGAAMAPMTAGMAEVVQGLDESELAAVGRWLTGTVAVMREAALALAEENRNGGPKETAKLAPAGVHGEAAREGGGP, from the coding sequence ATGAGTACCGAACGCGACGGCGCCGCGCTGGGCCACGAGCTCAGCCTCTGGGTGGTGCTCTACCACGAGCAGCTCGCGGCCCGCCTGCACGTCAACGCCACCGAGCACAAGGTGCTCGGCATCATCGCCCGCACCCCCGGCACCACTCCCGGTCGGCTCGTCGGCGAAACCGGCCTCAGCAACGCCGCCATCACCAAGATCATCGACCGGCTTGCCGCTCTCGGATACGTCGAACGCGCCAGGGATCCCGGCGACCGCCGCCGGTTCACCCTGACCGCCACAGCCGCGCACCGCCGCGTCCTGGGTGCGGCCATGGCCCCGATGACGGCAGGGATGGCCGAAGTGGTGCAAGGCCTCGACGAGTCCGAACTGGCCGCCGTCGGCCGCTGGCTCACCGGAACCGTCGCCGTCATGCGCGAGGCCGCGCTCGCCCTGGCCGAGGAGAACCGCAACGGTGGTCCGAAGGAAACGGCCAAGCTAGCCCCTGCCGGGGTGCACGGTGAGGCGGCCCGTGAGGGCGGCGGGCCGTGA